The DNA segment GGCCTGGACACGTGGTGAAAAGATCATGATGGGAGTTTTTGTCATGATGTTGGTTCTTTGGGCCTCCGGTAAAGTTCATGGAATGCACACAGGAGTTGTGGCTCTCATCGGGGTCATGGTTTTGCTTCTAACGGGTACGGAAAAATGGCATGACATCACCGGCAATAAGGAAGCGTGGGATGCGATGATCTGGTTGGGAGGCATGGTGTGCATGGCGGGCCTACTCAAAGAACATGGTTTCATCGCTTGGTTTACCAACTCAATGGAAGGGAAAGTCTCTGGAATGGGAGCTTTGGCAACAGCGCTGGCTTTGGCCTTGGTCTATTTCTACTCGATGTACGGTTTCTCCATGTTAACCGGCCATATCGCCGCCATGGTTGCGGCCTTTCTGGCTCTGGCAATTGCGGCTGGAGCTCCTCCTTTGTTAATGGTGGCGCTTCTCGCCTATTTTTCAAATTTGTGCGGATGTCTAACCAACTATTCAACGGGGCCAGTGGTCATCTACTCGGGCTTTGGGTACGTGCCGGTGGCCAGATGGTTCAAGATCGGATTCATTGTCTCACTCTTCCATTTGGTCGTATGGCTGGGTGTGGGATTGCCCTACTGGAAGCTTCTGGGCTGGTGGTAAATACCCTAGCGAACTATTTCACCGAGACAACGGCAGTAAACCGTGGGGCATCCATGCAGGCGTCTGGGGACTGATGGCCAACTTTCTCACGTTGGGGATTGTCTCCGAGCGCCGATCGAAACCGGCGTGAGTTCAACCTCAAGACTTCAACTATACATCCTCCTACTATTGGCCATGATCTTGTGGGGTCTGTCGTGGACTTGCGCCAAGATCCTGGGAATGTACGCAGATCCGCCAGTCCTTATGTTCTGGCGCTTCATCATTGCCGTTATCTCATTTATTCCGATTCTCATCTGGGCCAGGGAGAAACCTCGTCTCAACAAGAGAAGTTTCGGCTATGTAATTGCAAGCGCCTGCTTCCTTACACTCTATAACTATTTCTACTTTCAGGGAACTCAAGTAGGACTGGCGGGGAGGGGCGCAGTCATTGTTACTACCATGAACCCCATCTTTACATTTGTTCTTACTGTGATCTTCTTTCAACAAGTGGTGTACAGGAAGGACATCCTCGGTCTGATTGCCGGTTTCACCGGCGGCTCTCTTATTCTGAAGATCTGGGAGATAGATCTGGCCAGCCTCC comes from the Candidatus Neomarinimicrobiota bacterium genome and includes:
- a CDS encoding DMT family transporter, with translation MSSTSRLQLYILLLLAMILWGLSWTCAKILGMYADPPVLMFWRFIIAVISFIPILIWAREKPRLNKRSFGYVIASACFLTLYNYFYFQGTQVGLAGRGAVIVTTMNPIFTFVLTVIFFQQVVYRKDILGLIAGFTGGSLILKIWEIDLASLLATGNLLFLLCAVSWAFLTISTSKAKIHIPTLSFSFLT